From a single Osmerus mordax isolate fOsmMor3 chromosome 14, fOsmMor3.pri, whole genome shotgun sequence genomic region:
- the LOC136956407 gene encoding slit homolog 2 protein-like — MEVVVLLVPDSGAREQYFIPGSEDYRSKLGGDCFADLACPEKCRCEGTTVDCSNQKLTKIPDHIPQYTAELRLNNNEFTVLEATGIFKKLPQLRKINLSNNRISDIEEGTFEGATGVNELILTSNRLENIHHRMLKGLGGLRTLMLRSNRISCVSNSSFVGLSSVRLLSLYDNQITSMNLGAFDTLHSLSTLNLLANPFNCNCHLAWLGDWLRRKRIVTGNPRCQNPYFLKEIPIQDVAVQDFACDDGNDENSCSPVLRCPAECSCLDTVVRCSNKGLSSLPKGLPKETTELYLDGNQFTQVPVELSNYKHLTLIDLSNNQISTLSNLSLSNMSELLTLILSYNRLRCIPVRAFDGLKSLRLLSLHGNDISVIPEGAFKDLSSLSHLALGANPLYCDCHMQWLSDWVKSGYKEPGIARCAGPNDMEGKLLLTTPSKKFTCTGPVDVSILAKCDPCLSNPCKNDGTCSNDPVHFYRCTCPYGFKGQDCEEPIHACISNPCQNAGTCHLKEGEESNFWCVCPEGFEGDMCEVNSDDCEDNDCENNSTCVDGINNYTCMCSPEYTGELCEEKLDFCAPELNPCQHDSKCILTPQGYKCECTPGYTGDHCDLDFDDCAENKCQNGGQCIDAVNGYTCVCPEGYSGLFCESPPPMVLPRTSPCDNHECLNGAQCVVMEMDPLCQCLHGYEGERCEKLVSVNFINRESYLQLPSSLVSPQTNISLQIATDEDSGVLLYKGDNDHIAMELYRGRLRVSYDTGSYPPSAVYSVETVNDGSFHVVELVASDQILSLSIDGGAPKSITSLSKQSTLSIDSPLYLGGMPNRVSTSGGGAGLSALQHTSGGRNGTSFHGCLRNLYINNQLQDLGAGLGAGPGRGVEPGCQPCQRGACTQGDCHPTGHSGFTCTCHPGWTGTLCDQQVNNPCDGNKCIHGSCLPINSYSYSCRCQPGFAGVLCDEEDQDAFDPCQVTHCKHGSCRLSGLGKAYCECSPGYAGDTCDREVACRGERIRDVYHRQQGYAACQTQEKVSRLVCRGSCPGGSGGPGGSCCTPLRSKRRKYTFQCTDGSSFVQEVEKVVKCGCTQCPSL, encoded by the exons ATGGAAGTTGTTGTTCTTCTGGTTCCAGACTCTGGTG CTAGAGAACAGTATTTCATCCCAG GCTCGGAGGACTACCGCAGTAAGCTGGGAGGGGACTGCTTCGCTGACCTAGCCTGTCCTGAGAAGTGTCGCTGTGAAGGAACCACGGTCGACTGCTCCAACCAGAAGCTGACCAAGATCCCTGATCACATCCCACAGTACACCGCCGAGCT gcGTCTAAACAACAACGAGTTCACAGTACTGGAGGCGACGGGCATCTTTAAGAAGCTCCCCCAGCTCAGGAAGAT TAACCTTAGTAACAATCGTATCAGTGACATCGAGGAGGGGACGTTTGAGGGGGCCACGGGGGTCAACGAGTTGATCCTCACCTCCAACCGTCTGGAGAACATCCATCACCGCATGCTGAAGGGCCTGGGGGGCCTGCGCACACT gatgctGAGGAGTAACCGTATCAGCTGTGTCAGTAACAGTAGCTTTGTAGGCCTGAGCTCCGTCCGTCTGCTCTCCCTCTACGACAACCAGATCACCTCCATGAACCTGGGCGCCTTCGACACCCTGCACTCGCTCTCTACACT GAACCTGCTGGCCAACCCGTTCAACTGTAACTGCCACCTGGCCTGGCTGGGGGACtggctgaggaggaagaggatcgtGACTGGGAACCCCCGCTGTCAGAACCCCTACTTTCTGAAAGAGATCCCCATCCAGGATGTAGCCGTCCAGGACTTTGCCTGTGACGACG gtAACGATGAGAACAGCTGCTCCCCAGTGCTGAGGTGTCCTGCTGAGTGCTCCTGTCTGGACACGGTGGTCCGCTGCAGCAACAAGGGCCTCAGCTCCCTACCTAAGGGCCTACCCAAGGAGACCACGGAGct ttATTTGGATGGTAACCAGTTCACTCAGGTCCCAGTGGAGCTCTCCAATTACAAGCACTTGACGCTCAT CGATTTGAGTAACAACCAGATCAGCACGTTGTCCAACCTCAGCCTCAGTAACATGTCTGAGCTGCTTACCCT AATTCTAAGCTATAACCGGTTGAGGTGTATACCAGTCAGAGCCTTCGACGGACTCAAGTCACTACGCTTGCT CTCTCTCCATGGGAACGACATTTCTGTGATACCAGAAGGAGCCTTCAAagatctgtcctctctctcccacct ggCGCTGGGTGCCAACCCCCTGTACTGTGACTGTCACATGCAGTGGCTGTCTGACTGGGTGAAGAGTGGGTACAAGGAGCCGGGCATCGCCCGCTGTGCTGGCCCCAATGACATGGAGGGGAAACTGCTGCTGACCACGCCTTCCAAGAAGTTCacctgcacag GCCCAGTGGATGTAAGCATCCTGGCCAAGTGTGACCCCTGCCTGTCCAACCCCTGTAAGAACGACGGCACCTGCTCCAACGACCCCGTCCACTTCTACCGCTGTACCTGCCCTTATGGATTCAAG ggccAGGACTGTGAAGAGCCTATTCATGCCTGCATCAGTAACCCCTGTCAGAACGCTGGTACCTGCCacctgaaggaaggagaggagagcaacttctg gtgtgtgtgtccggagGGCTTCGAGGGGGACATGTGTGAGGTCAACAGTGATGACTGTGAGGACAATGACTGTGAAAACAACTCCACCTGTGTAGACGGAATCAACAACTACACCTGCATGTGTTCTCCTGAGTACActg GTGAGCTGTGCGAAGAAAAATTGGATTTCTGCGCCCCAGAGTTGAACCCTTGTCAGCATGACTCGAAATGCATACTGACTCCACAAGGATACAA GTGTGAGTGTACTCCAGGCTACACTGGAGACCACTGTGACCTGGACTTTGATGACTGTGCCGAGAACAAGTGTCAGAATGGTGGACAATGTATCGACGCCGTCAACGGCTACACCTGTGTATGTCCTGAGGGATACag cgGGCTCTTCTGTGAGTCCCCCCCACCCATGGTCCTCCCTCGCACCAGCCCCTGCGACAACCACGAGTGCCTGAACGGGGCGCAGTGCGTTGTCATGGAGATGGACCCCCTCTGCCAGTGTCTCCACGGTTACGAAGGAGAGCGCTGTGAGAAGTTGGTCAGCGTCAACTTCATCAATAGAGAGTCTTACCTTCAGCTGCCTTCCAGCCTGGTCTCCCCTCAGACTAACATCtcactgcag attgcCACAGATGAAGACAGCGGTGTGCTGCTGTACAAAGGAGATAATGACCACATCGCCATGGAGCTGTACCGTGGACGCCTACGCGTCAGCTACGACACTGGATCCTATCCCCCCTCCGCCGTGTACAG TGTGGAGACGGTGAATGACGGCAGCTTCCACGTGGTCGAGCTGGTGGCGTCAGACCAGatcctgtctctgtccatcGACGGGGGGGCCCCCAAGTCCATCACCTCCCTCAGCAAGCAGTCCACACTCAGCATAGACTCCCCGCTCTATCTGGGAG GAATGCCCAACCGCGTGTCGACCTCTGGAGGCGGGGCGGGCCTCTCGGCTCtgcagcacacctccgggggcCGCAACGGCACCAGCTTCCACGGCTGCCTCCGCAACCTCTACATCAACAACCAGCTGCAGGATCTGGGGGCCGGGCTGGGGGCCGGGCCGGGCCGGGGGGTGGAGCCCGGCTGCCAGCCGTGCCAGCGGGGGGCCTGCACCCAGGGGGACTGCCACCCCACGGGGCACAGCGGCTTCACCTGCACCTGCCACCCTGGCTGGACGGGCACCCTGTGTGACCAGCAGGTGAACAACCCCTGCGACGGCAACAA atGTATCCACGGCTCCTGCCTGCCCATCAACTCGTACTCGTACTCGTGTCGCTGCCAGCCGGGTTTCGCCGGCGTGCTCTGTGACGAGGAGGACCAGGACGCCTTTGACCCGTGTCAGGTGACGCACTGCAAGCACGGCTCGTGCCGCCTGTCGGGCCTGGGCAAGGCCTACTGCGAGTGCAGCCCCGGGTACGCGGGAGACACCTGCGACAGAG AGGTGGCCTGCCGAGGGGAACGGATCCGAGATGTCTACCACAGACAGCAGGGCTACGCCGCGTGCCAAACCCAGGAGAAGGTCTCCCGCCTAGTGTGCAGGGGCAGCTGCccgggggggtcagggggcccGGGGGGGTCCTGCTGCACGCCCCTGAGGAGCAAACGCAGGAAATACACTTTTCAGTGCACCGACGGCTCTTCTTTTGtccaggaggtggagaaggtggtGAAGTGTGGCTGCACGCAGTGTCCTTCCTtgtaa
- the mettl14 gene encoding N6-adenosine-methyltransferase non-catalytic subunit isoform X1, with the protein MQSVNGRMKEGTSIEKQLFKTLSRNARRRNPHRRGRTGPGVRKSGCAALMCPGFSGMNSRLQEIRERQKLRRQLLAQQLGAESADSIGAVLNSKDELKEIEENRETCRASFQTLATTSKRKTPTEGEDTEEDVEEQKDEVEVLQPDDGNPYEEVYKDSSTFLKGTQSLNPHNDYCQHFVDTGHRPQNFIRDVGLADRFEEYPKLRELIRLKDELISTTNTPPMYLQAEPEHFDLRELKCKFDVILLEPPLEEYYRESGISHTERFWNWDDIMKLEIEEISALRSFVFLWCGSGEGLDLGRMCLRKWGFRRCEDICWIKTNKNNPGKTKTLDPKAVFQRTKEHCLMGIKGTVRRSTDGDFIHANVDIDLIITEEPEMGNVEKPVEIFHIIEHFCLGRRRLHLFGRDSTIRPGWLTVGPTLTNSNFNPEAYASHFSIPESHLSGCTEEIERLRPKSPPAKLKGEGRGGGASRGGRGGPNAGRGGDRGRERNRPNFRGDRGGFRGRGGPHRGFPPR; encoded by the exons ATGCAGTCGGTGAACGGAAGGATGAAGGAGGGAACGTCGATAGAAAAACAGCTGTTCAAAACGCTGAGTAGAAACGCGAGGAGGAG AAATCCACACCGCCGGGGACGGACAGGACCGGGAGTGAGAAAATCTGGTTGTGCGGCGCTGATGTGCCCTGGGTTTAGCG GTATGAACAGTCGATTGCAAGAGATTCGTGAGCGGCAAAAGCTCAGACGGCAGCTTCTAGCTCAACAG TTGGGAGCGGAGAGTGCAGACAGTATCGGCGCCGTTCTCAACAGTAAAGACGAGCTTAAGGAAATTGAGGAAAATCGAGAGACATGCAG GGCCTCATTCCAGACGCTGGCCACAACCTCTAAACGGAAGACTCCGACAGAGGGcgaggacacagaggaggatGTAGAGGAgcagaag gaTGAAGTGGAGGTGCTACAGCCTGATGATGGTAACCCATATGAAGAGGTGTACAAGGACTCCAGTACCTTCCTTAAG GGTACCCAGAGTCTTAACCCACACAATGACTACTGCCAGCACTTTGTGGATACGGGACATAGACCCCAAAACTTCATCAGAGATGTTG GTCTGGCTGACAGGTTTGAGGAGTATCCTAAACTCAGAGAGCTGATCAGACTGAAGGACGAGCTCATCTccaccaccaacaccccccctAT gtacctGCAGGCGGAGCCGGAGCACTTTGACCTGCGGGAGCTGAAGTGCAAGTTTGACGTGATCCTGCTGGAGCCTCCTCTGGAGGAGtactacagagagtctggcaTCAGCCACACGGAGCGCTTCTGGAACTGGGACGAC ATCATGAAGTTGGAGATTGAGGAGATTTCGGCGCTGCGTTCCTTTGTCTTCCTCTGGTGTGGGTCTGGAGAGGGACTGGACCTGGGCAGGATG TGTCTGAGGAAGTGGGGCTTCAGGCGCTGTGAGGACATCTGCTGGATAAAGACCAACAAGAACAACCCAGGCAAGACCAAGACCCTGGACCCCAAAGCTGTGTTCCAGAGGACCAAG GAGCACTGTCTGATGGGCATCAAGGGCACGGTGCGGCGCAGCACGGATGGAGACTTCATCCACGCCAACGTGGACATCGACCTGATCATCACCGAGGAGCCCGAGATGGGCAACGTGGAGAAGCCCGTGGAGATCTTCCACATCATCGAGCATTTCTGCCTGGGCCGCCGGCGGCTGCACCTGTTTGGGCGAGACTCCACCATCAGACCAG GCTGGCTGACGGTGGGCCCCACTCTGACCAACAGCAACTTCAACCCCGAGGCCTACGCCTCCCACTTCTCCATCCCCGAGTCCCACCTCTCCGGCTGCACCGAGGAGATCGAGAGGCTCCGCCCCAAGTCCCCGCCCGCCAAACTCAAGGGGGAGGGCCGCGGGGGCGGGGCGTCTCGAGGGGGGCGAGGCGGGCCTAACGCGGGCAGGGGGGGCGACCGtggcagggagaggaacaggCCCAACTTCCGAGGGGACAGAGGGGGcttcagagggaggggggggccacaCAGGGGGTTTCCACCCCGCTAG
- the mettl14 gene encoding N6-adenosine-methyltransferase non-catalytic subunit isoform X3: protein MNSRLQEIRERQKLRRQLLAQQLGAESADSIGAVLNSKDELKEIEENRETCRASFQTLATTSKRKTPTEGEDTEEDVEEQKDEVEVLQPDDGNPYEEVYKDSSTFLKGTQSLNPHNDYCQHFVDTGHRPQNFIRDVGLADRFEEYPKLRELIRLKDELISTTNTPPMYLQAEPEHFDLRELKCKFDVILLEPPLEEYYRESGISHTERFWNWDDIMKLEIEEISALRSFVFLWCGSGEGLDLGRMCLRKWGFRRCEDICWIKTNKNNPGKTKTLDPKAVFQRTKEHCLMGIKGTVRRSTDGDFIHANVDIDLIITEEPEMGNVEKPVEIFHIIEHFCLGRRRLHLFGRDSTIRPGWLTVGPTLTNSNFNPEAYASHFSIPESHLSGCTEEIERLRPKSPPAKLKGEGRGGGASRGGRGGPNAGRGGDRGRERNRPNFRGDRGGFRGRGGPHRGFPPR from the exons ATGAACAGTCGATTGCAAGAGATTCGTGAGCGGCAAAAGCTCAGACGGCAGCTTCTAGCTCAACAG TTGGGAGCGGAGAGTGCAGACAGTATCGGCGCCGTTCTCAACAGTAAAGACGAGCTTAAGGAAATTGAGGAAAATCGAGAGACATGCAG GGCCTCATTCCAGACGCTGGCCACAACCTCTAAACGGAAGACTCCGACAGAGGGcgaggacacagaggaggatGTAGAGGAgcagaag gaTGAAGTGGAGGTGCTACAGCCTGATGATGGTAACCCATATGAAGAGGTGTACAAGGACTCCAGTACCTTCCTTAAG GGTACCCAGAGTCTTAACCCACACAATGACTACTGCCAGCACTTTGTGGATACGGGACATAGACCCCAAAACTTCATCAGAGATGTTG GTCTGGCTGACAGGTTTGAGGAGTATCCTAAACTCAGAGAGCTGATCAGACTGAAGGACGAGCTCATCTccaccaccaacaccccccctAT gtacctGCAGGCGGAGCCGGAGCACTTTGACCTGCGGGAGCTGAAGTGCAAGTTTGACGTGATCCTGCTGGAGCCTCCTCTGGAGGAGtactacagagagtctggcaTCAGCCACACGGAGCGCTTCTGGAACTGGGACGAC ATCATGAAGTTGGAGATTGAGGAGATTTCGGCGCTGCGTTCCTTTGTCTTCCTCTGGTGTGGGTCTGGAGAGGGACTGGACCTGGGCAGGATG TGTCTGAGGAAGTGGGGCTTCAGGCGCTGTGAGGACATCTGCTGGATAAAGACCAACAAGAACAACCCAGGCAAGACCAAGACCCTGGACCCCAAAGCTGTGTTCCAGAGGACCAAG GAGCACTGTCTGATGGGCATCAAGGGCACGGTGCGGCGCAGCACGGATGGAGACTTCATCCACGCCAACGTGGACATCGACCTGATCATCACCGAGGAGCCCGAGATGGGCAACGTGGAGAAGCCCGTGGAGATCTTCCACATCATCGAGCATTTCTGCCTGGGCCGCCGGCGGCTGCACCTGTTTGGGCGAGACTCCACCATCAGACCAG GCTGGCTGACGGTGGGCCCCACTCTGACCAACAGCAACTTCAACCCCGAGGCCTACGCCTCCCACTTCTCCATCCCCGAGTCCCACCTCTCCGGCTGCACCGAGGAGATCGAGAGGCTCCGCCCCAAGTCCCCGCCCGCCAAACTCAAGGGGGAGGGCCGCGGGGGCGGGGCGTCTCGAGGGGGGCGAGGCGGGCCTAACGCGGGCAGGGGGGGCGACCGtggcagggagaggaacaggCCCAACTTCCGAGGGGACAGAGGGGGcttcagagggaggggggggccacaCAGGGGGTTTCCACCCCGCTAG
- the mettl14 gene encoding N6-adenosine-methyltransferase non-catalytic subunit isoform X2 — protein sequence MCPGFSGMNSRLQEIRERQKLRRQLLAQQLGAESADSIGAVLNSKDELKEIEENRETCRASFQTLATTSKRKTPTEGEDTEEDVEEQKDEVEVLQPDDGNPYEEVYKDSSTFLKGTQSLNPHNDYCQHFVDTGHRPQNFIRDVGLADRFEEYPKLRELIRLKDELISTTNTPPMYLQAEPEHFDLRELKCKFDVILLEPPLEEYYRESGISHTERFWNWDDIMKLEIEEISALRSFVFLWCGSGEGLDLGRMCLRKWGFRRCEDICWIKTNKNNPGKTKTLDPKAVFQRTKEHCLMGIKGTVRRSTDGDFIHANVDIDLIITEEPEMGNVEKPVEIFHIIEHFCLGRRRLHLFGRDSTIRPGWLTVGPTLTNSNFNPEAYASHFSIPESHLSGCTEEIERLRPKSPPAKLKGEGRGGGASRGGRGGPNAGRGGDRGRERNRPNFRGDRGGFRGRGGPHRGFPPR from the exons ATGTGCCCTGGGTTTAGCG GTATGAACAGTCGATTGCAAGAGATTCGTGAGCGGCAAAAGCTCAGACGGCAGCTTCTAGCTCAACAG TTGGGAGCGGAGAGTGCAGACAGTATCGGCGCCGTTCTCAACAGTAAAGACGAGCTTAAGGAAATTGAGGAAAATCGAGAGACATGCAG GGCCTCATTCCAGACGCTGGCCACAACCTCTAAACGGAAGACTCCGACAGAGGGcgaggacacagaggaggatGTAGAGGAgcagaag gaTGAAGTGGAGGTGCTACAGCCTGATGATGGTAACCCATATGAAGAGGTGTACAAGGACTCCAGTACCTTCCTTAAG GGTACCCAGAGTCTTAACCCACACAATGACTACTGCCAGCACTTTGTGGATACGGGACATAGACCCCAAAACTTCATCAGAGATGTTG GTCTGGCTGACAGGTTTGAGGAGTATCCTAAACTCAGAGAGCTGATCAGACTGAAGGACGAGCTCATCTccaccaccaacaccccccctAT gtacctGCAGGCGGAGCCGGAGCACTTTGACCTGCGGGAGCTGAAGTGCAAGTTTGACGTGATCCTGCTGGAGCCTCCTCTGGAGGAGtactacagagagtctggcaTCAGCCACACGGAGCGCTTCTGGAACTGGGACGAC ATCATGAAGTTGGAGATTGAGGAGATTTCGGCGCTGCGTTCCTTTGTCTTCCTCTGGTGTGGGTCTGGAGAGGGACTGGACCTGGGCAGGATG TGTCTGAGGAAGTGGGGCTTCAGGCGCTGTGAGGACATCTGCTGGATAAAGACCAACAAGAACAACCCAGGCAAGACCAAGACCCTGGACCCCAAAGCTGTGTTCCAGAGGACCAAG GAGCACTGTCTGATGGGCATCAAGGGCACGGTGCGGCGCAGCACGGATGGAGACTTCATCCACGCCAACGTGGACATCGACCTGATCATCACCGAGGAGCCCGAGATGGGCAACGTGGAGAAGCCCGTGGAGATCTTCCACATCATCGAGCATTTCTGCCTGGGCCGCCGGCGGCTGCACCTGTTTGGGCGAGACTCCACCATCAGACCAG GCTGGCTGACGGTGGGCCCCACTCTGACCAACAGCAACTTCAACCCCGAGGCCTACGCCTCCCACTTCTCCATCCCCGAGTCCCACCTCTCCGGCTGCACCGAGGAGATCGAGAGGCTCCGCCCCAAGTCCCCGCCCGCCAAACTCAAGGGGGAGGGCCGCGGGGGCGGGGCGTCTCGAGGGGGGCGAGGCGGGCCTAACGCGGGCAGGGGGGGCGACCGtggcagggagaggaacaggCCCAACTTCCGAGGGGACAGAGGGGGcttcagagggaggggggggccacaCAGGGGGTTTCCACCCCGCTAG